A window of the Kosakonia radicincitans DSM 16656 genome harbors these coding sequences:
- the chbC gene encoding PTS N,N'-diacetylchitobiose transporter subunit IIC, protein MSNAIASLEKILLPFAVKLGKQPHVNAIKNGFIRLMPLTLAGAMFVLINNVFLSFGEGSFFYSLGIRLDASTIETLNGLKGIGGNVYNGTLGIMSLMAPFFIGMALAEERKVDALAAGLLSIAAFMTVTPYSVGEAYAVGANWLGGANIISGMIIGLVVAELFTFIVRRNWVITLPESVPASVARSFSALIPGFIILSLMGIVAWALTHFGTNFHQLIMDTISTPLASLGSIVGWVYVLFVPLLWFFGIHGSLALTALDSGIMTPWALENIAVYQQYGSVDAALTAGKTFHVWAKPMLDSYIFLGGSGATLGLIIAIFFASRRADYRQVAKLALPSGLFQINEPILFGLPIIMNPVIFIPFILVQPILAAITLLAYYSGIIPPITNIAPWTMPTGLGAFFNTNGSIAALLLALFNLVIATLVYLPFVVVANKAQNVIDQEESEEDIAAALKF, encoded by the coding sequence ATGAGTAATGCGATTGCTTCACTTGAAAAGATACTTCTTCCTTTTGCGGTTAAATTAGGAAAACAGCCTCACGTTAATGCGATTAAAAATGGCTTTATTCGTTTAATGCCATTAACGCTCGCGGGTGCGATGTTTGTTTTAATTAATAACGTATTTTTAAGTTTTGGCGAAGGATCGTTTTTCTATTCGTTAGGCATCCGCCTGGATGCCTCGACCATTGAAACGCTCAACGGTTTAAAAGGTATTGGCGGCAACGTCTATAACGGCACGCTGGGCATTATGTCGTTAATGGCGCCGTTCTTTATTGGTATGGCGCTGGCGGAAGAACGCAAAGTTGATGCGCTGGCCGCCGGATTATTATCCATTGCCGCTTTTATGACCGTCACACCTTATAGCGTCGGTGAAGCTTATGCCGTTGGCGCAAACTGGTTAGGCGGGGCGAATATTATTTCCGGGATGATTATTGGCCTGGTGGTCGCCGAATTGTTTACCTTTATCGTGCGGCGCAACTGGGTGATTACGTTGCCGGAGAGCGTGCCCGCTTCGGTGGCGCGTTCGTTTTCCGCGCTGATCCCCGGCTTTATTATTCTGTCGCTGATGGGCATTGTCGCCTGGGCGCTGACGCATTTCGGCACCAACTTCCACCAGCTGATTATGGATACCATCTCCACGCCGCTGGCCTCGCTCGGCAGTATTGTCGGCTGGGTGTACGTGCTGTTTGTGCCGCTGCTGTGGTTCTTTGGTATTCACGGTTCGCTGGCGCTGACCGCGCTGGACAGCGGCATTATGACGCCGTGGGCGCTGGAAAATATCGCCGTTTATCAGCAGTACGGCTCCGTTGATGCGGCGCTGACCGCTGGCAAAACGTTCCATGTCTGGGCCAAGCCGATGCTGGATTCGTACATTTTTCTGGGCGGCAGCGGCGCGACGCTCGGGCTGATTATCGCCATCTTCTTCGCCTCCCGGCGGGCGGATTATCGCCAGGTGGCGAAACTGGCGCTGCCTTCCGGCCTGTTCCAGATTAACGAACCGATTCTGTTCGGCCTGCCGATTATCATGAACCCGGTGATATTTATCCCGTTTATTCTGGTGCAACCGATCCTCGCCGCCATCACCCTGCTGGCCTATTACAGCGGCATTATTCCACCGATCACCAACATCGCACCGTGGACGATGCCAACCGGGCTGGGCGCTTTCTTTAATACCAATGGCAGTATCGCCGCGTTACTGCTCGCACTCTTCAACTTAGTGATTGCCACGCTGGTGTACCTGCCTTTTGTGGTGGTCGCCAACAAAGCGCAGAACGTGATTGATCAGGAAGAGAGCGAAGAAGATATCGCCGCGGCGCTGAAGTTCTGA
- the ntrB gene encoding nitrate ABC transporter permease, with protein sequence MKNQAQIIPLPREETAQPRMAAEIVTLPSKPVARRSPLLRPLMERVLPGLLGIGLLICLWQVAALNSKNFPTPWQTWQAALEIFADPFYIAGPNDQGIGWNVLASLQRVAVGFGLAALVGIPAGFLIGRFRFVANMLNPLISLLRPVSPLAWLPIGLLLFQRAEPASSWTIFICSIWPMILNTAEGVRQIPQDYLNVARVLKLSEFAIMRKILLPAALPGILTGMRLSIGIAWLVIVAAEMLTGGIGIGFWIWNEWNNLNVQNIIIAIVVIGVIGLLLEQGLMWIASRFNYTSR encoded by the coding sequence ATGAAAAACCAGGCGCAGATTATCCCCCTTCCTCGCGAAGAGACGGCGCAGCCGCGTATGGCCGCCGAAATTGTGACGCTGCCCAGCAAACCCGTAGCGCGTCGTTCACCGCTGTTACGCCCGCTGATGGAGCGCGTACTGCCGGGGTTGCTCGGAATTGGCCTGCTGATCTGCCTGTGGCAGGTAGCGGCGCTCAACAGTAAAAACTTCCCCACGCCGTGGCAAACCTGGCAGGCGGCGCTGGAGATCTTTGCCGACCCGTTTTATATCGCCGGGCCGAACGATCAGGGCATTGGCTGGAACGTGCTGGCCTCGTTGCAGCGCGTGGCGGTCGGTTTTGGCCTCGCGGCGCTGGTCGGCATTCCGGCGGGCTTTTTGATTGGCCGCTTCCGGTTTGTCGCCAATATGCTCAACCCGCTGATCTCGCTGCTGCGCCCGGTCAGCCCGTTGGCCTGGCTGCCAATTGGTTTGCTGCTGTTTCAGCGCGCTGAACCAGCCTCCAGCTGGACGATTTTTATCTGCTCGATCTGGCCGATGATCCTCAACACCGCCGAAGGCGTGCGGCAGATCCCGCAGGATTACCTGAACGTGGCGCGGGTGCTGAAGCTTTCGGAATTCGCCATCATGCGCAAAATCCTGCTGCCCGCCGCGCTGCCCGGCATTCTCACCGGCATGCGCTTATCCATTGGCATTGCCTGGCTGGTGATTGTGGCGGCAGAAATGCTGACCGGCGGCATCGGTATCGGCTTCTGGATCTGGAATGAATGGAACAACCTCAATGTGCAAAACATCATTATCGCCATCGTGGTGATTGGCGTGATCGGCCTGCTGCTGGAGCAGGGGCTGATGTGGATTGCCAGCCGTTTTAACTACACCAGCCGCTAA
- a CDS encoding TetR/AcrR family transcriptional regulator encodes MTATGTRQRLTREARFTQLVAVAWQIIRDEGTEALTLSHLAELAGVTKPVVYDHFTSRSGLLAALYREYDQRQNQKMDDALRTTKAELAPRATVIATAYIECVLLQGREMPSVLAALAGTPELEKIRQEYAADFIEKCRALFAPFCVKPLRDAALWAMLGAAEGLSWAAVQGAITEAQAKEELKAVIMAMVQASV; translated from the coding sequence ATGACCGCAACAGGTACACGGCAGCGACTCACGCGGGAAGCGCGTTTTACTCAACTGGTGGCGGTGGCCTGGCAAATCATTCGTGATGAAGGCACGGAAGCGCTGACGCTCAGCCATCTTGCTGAACTCGCCGGTGTCACCAAACCCGTGGTTTACGACCATTTCACCAGCCGCTCCGGTCTGCTGGCTGCGCTGTATCGTGAATACGATCAGCGGCAGAACCAAAAAATGGATGATGCGCTGCGCACTACCAAAGCCGAACTGGCGCCGCGGGCGACGGTGATCGCCACCGCCTATATCGAATGCGTACTGCTGCAAGGGCGTGAAATGCCCAGCGTACTGGCGGCGCTGGCGGGCACGCCGGAGCTGGAAAAAATCCGCCAGGAGTATGCCGCCGATTTCATTGAGAAGTGCCGCGCATTGTTTGCGCCATTTTGCGTAAAACCGTTACGTGATGCTGCCTTGTGGGCCATGCTCGGCGCGGCGGAAGGGCTGTCATGGGCGGCGGTGCAGGGCGCCATCACCGAGGCGCAAGCCAAAGAGGAGCTGAAAGCGGTGATTATGGCGATGGTGCAGGCCAGCGTATAA
- a CDS encoding PTS sugar transporter subunit IIB, with translation MEKKRIYLFCSAGMSTSLLVSKMRAQAEKYEVPVIIEAFSESLAAEKGPQADVVLLGPQIAWKLADIQQLLPNKPVEVIDSLLYGKVDGLGVLKAAVAAIKQAAANN, from the coding sequence ATGGAAAAAAAACGTATTTATCTGTTTTGTTCAGCGGGTATGTCAACGTCGCTGCTGGTGTCAAAGATGCGTGCGCAGGCGGAAAAATATGAAGTACCGGTCATTATTGAAGCATTTTCTGAGTCTCTGGCCGCAGAAAAGGGGCCGCAGGCGGATGTGGTATTGCTCGGCCCGCAAATTGCGTGGAAGTTAGCGGACATTCAACAATTGCTGCCGAATAAACCAGTCGAAGTGATTGACTCGCTGCTGTACGGCAAAGTTGATGGTCTGGGCGTGCTGAAAGCGGCCGTAGCTGCCATTAAACAGGCCGCCGCCAATAATTAA
- a CDS encoding ABC transporter ATP-binding protein: MRTHPIIQVQQVSQRFNTRSGEFLALDNVSFDIHAGETLSLIGHSGCGKSTLLNLIAGLTRPTSGGLLCNNREIDGPGPERGVVFQNHSLLPWLTTYDNVALAVRQVFRGEMSKAEMHEWIMHNLDLVQMSHAWNKRPHEISGGMKQRVGIARALAMKPAVLLMDEPFGALDALTRAHLQDAVMEIQQRLRTTIVLITHDVDEAVLLSDRVMMMTNGPAATVGEIMDVSLERPRSRVALADDAQYQRYRQQVLQFLYEKQPKAA, encoded by the coding sequence ATGCGTACCCATCCGATTATTCAGGTTCAGCAGGTCAGCCAGCGCTTCAACACCCGCAGCGGCGAGTTTCTCGCGCTGGATAACGTCAGCTTTGATATCCACGCCGGTGAAACCCTGAGCCTGATTGGCCACTCCGGCTGCGGCAAATCAACGCTGTTAAACCTGATTGCCGGTCTGACGCGGCCGACCAGCGGCGGCCTGCTGTGCAATAACCGCGAAATCGACGGTCCAGGGCCGGAGCGCGGCGTGGTGTTCCAGAACCACTCGCTGCTGCCGTGGCTCACCACCTATGACAACGTGGCGCTGGCCGTTCGCCAGGTTTTTCGCGGCGAAATGAGCAAAGCCGAAATGCACGAGTGGATTATGCACAACCTCGATCTGGTGCAGATGAGCCACGCCTGGAACAAGCGCCCGCACGAAATTTCCGGTGGTATGAAGCAGCGCGTCGGCATTGCCCGCGCACTGGCGATGAAACCCGCCGTATTGCTGATGGATGAACCCTTTGGCGCGCTGGACGCCTTAACTCGCGCCCATTTGCAGGATGCAGTAATGGAGATCCAGCAGCGCCTGCGCACCACCATTGTGCTGATCACCCATGACGTTGACGAAGCGGTACTGCTCTCCGATCGGGTGATGATGATGACCAACGGCCCGGCGGCAACGGTTGGCGAAATCATGGACGTGTCGCTGGAGCGTCCGCGTTCGCGCGTGGCGCTGGCCGACGACGCGCAGTATCAGCGCTATCGCCAGCAGGTTCTGCAATTTCTGTACGAGAAACAGCCGAAAGCGGCCTGA
- the chbR gene encoding transcriptional regulator ChbR: MQPQINTQGIKTVREQQLFNGKNFHVFIYNKTESASGLHQHDYYEFTLVLTGRYYQVINGKRVLLERGDFVFIPLGSHHQSFYAFGATRILNVGISKPFFEQHYLALLPFCFVASQAYRTSNAFMAYVETVIASLNFRENGLDEFIEAVTFYVINRLRHYREEPVMDDVPQWLKITVETMHDKTQFGENALENMIQLAGKSQEYLTRATRRYYRKTPMQIINEIRIDFAKKQLEMTNYSVTDIAWEAGYSSPSLFIKTFKKMTSFTPNNYRKRLTEINQ; encoded by the coding sequence ATGCAGCCACAGATCAACACGCAGGGAATTAAAACGGTTCGCGAGCAGCAGCTCTTCAACGGTAAAAATTTCCATGTGTTTATCTACAACAAAACCGAGAGCGCGAGCGGGCTGCATCAGCATGATTACTATGAATTTACACTGGTTCTCACCGGCCGTTACTACCAGGTGATCAACGGAAAACGTGTGCTGCTGGAGCGCGGCGATTTTGTGTTTATCCCGCTCGGCTCGCACCATCAAAGTTTTTACGCGTTCGGCGCGACGCGCATTCTGAATGTCGGCATCAGCAAGCCGTTCTTTGAACAGCACTATCTGGCGCTGCTGCCCTTCTGCTTTGTCGCTTCGCAGGCCTATCGCACCAGCAATGCCTTTATGGCCTATGTCGAAACGGTTATCGCCTCGCTGAATTTCCGCGAAAACGGGCTGGATGAGTTTATCGAAGCCGTCACGTTCTACGTGATTAACCGGCTGCGCCACTACCGTGAAGAGCCGGTTATGGATGACGTTCCGCAATGGCTGAAAATCACCGTCGAAACGATGCACGATAAAACGCAGTTTGGCGAAAATGCGCTGGAAAATATGATCCAGCTGGCGGGCAAATCCCAGGAGTATCTGACCCGCGCCACCCGCCGCTATTACCGCAAAACACCGATGCAGATTATTAATGAAATCCGCATCGATTTTGCGAAAAAGCAGCTGGAAATGACCAACTATTCGGTGACGGATATTGCCTGGGAGGCTGGCTACAGCAGCCCCAGCTTATTTATTAAAACTTTCAAAAAAATGACATCATTTACGCCCAATAACTATCGCAAGCGATTAACGGAAATCAATCAGTAA
- a CDS encoding porin, with protein MNTKLKMLTASIGAAVALMSFAAQAEITLLKQDPQADDPLSRLNFTVGGSIRPQFDNAMGNSDKGSYKRNGYDGGTRFRFSSDYYLFDDISWINYYELGVNIPALFDWDNHYAEGTRNTTRRMLYTGLKSKTWGTLTYGQQNSIYYDVVGAKTDIWDYDMKAQAPGNGINGDYDGSYRSRNMLKYKKTVGDADIYVSYLFNDSDYLPGNGTRYKRKGGGSLGVDYHLTDTLTWGTAWNYTRAEMRLPSTDDSKNYDQNILGTALSWTPDNWTFSFGGGWYQNFLLTKKSDVQNYFAGDAWGIEYFAGYKIPVGQYALKYVQPYVMGDRLQYTTGRDYQRIDNGVGVTFQLDYGFRVDYEHVFTSSSDNLSDMNIVRLRYDF; from the coding sequence ATGAATACTAAATTAAAAATGCTGACAGCCTCGATCGGTGCAGCAGTGGCATTGATGTCTTTCGCAGCGCAGGCAGAAATTACTCTGCTGAAACAGGATCCACAGGCCGACGACCCGCTGAGCCGTCTGAACTTTACCGTCGGGGGGTCTATCCGCCCGCAGTTCGATAACGCGATGGGCAACAGCGACAAAGGCTCGTACAAACGTAACGGCTACGATGGCGGTACCCGTTTTCGTTTCTCCTCCGACTACTATCTGTTTGATGATATTAGCTGGATTAACTATTACGAACTCGGCGTGAACATTCCGGCACTTTTTGACTGGGATAATCACTATGCCGAAGGCACACGAAATACGACCCGCCGTATGCTCTACACCGGGCTGAAAAGTAAAACCTGGGGGACGCTCACCTACGGTCAGCAGAACAGTATTTATTACGATGTCGTGGGTGCGAAAACTGATATCTGGGATTACGACATGAAGGCCCAGGCGCCGGGCAACGGTATCAACGGCGACTACGACGGCTCTTATCGCTCACGTAATATGCTCAAATATAAGAAAACCGTTGGCGACGCGGATATTTATGTCTCTTACCTGTTCAATGATTCCGACTATCTGCCGGGCAACGGCACGCGTTACAAACGTAAAGGCGGCGGTTCACTGGGTGTCGATTATCACCTGACCGATACCCTGACATGGGGTACGGCGTGGAACTACACCCGTGCGGAAATGCGCCTGCCATCAACGGACGACAGCAAAAACTACGATCAGAACATCCTCGGTACCGCGCTGAGCTGGACGCCGGATAACTGGACCTTCTCCTTCGGCGGCGGCTGGTATCAGAACTTCCTGCTGACCAAAAAATCCGACGTGCAAAACTACTTCGCGGGCGATGCGTGGGGGATTGAATACTTTGCCGGTTATAAAATCCCGGTGGGCCAGTACGCGCTTAAATATGTTCAGCCGTACGTGATGGGCGACCGTCTGCAATACACCACTGGTCGCGATTATCAGCGTATTGATAACGGCGTCGGTGTGACTTTCCAGTTGGATTATGGTTTCCGTGTCGATTACGAACACGTGTTTACCTCCAGCAGCGACAACCTGAGCGACATGAATATCGTGCGCCTGCGCTACGACTTCTGA
- a CDS encoding nitrate regulatory protein, translating into MIANSSTTIRFLLASRQCELNSLRYLLQRGELVGKISQLVHMLQRERGTSNMFLCAAEGQFADELSQRARDVAGAQAPLLAQLDTLESQIAASPQASRLFSHVASVIYALSLLPALRQQIRQRKLPLPQAMSFFNDIIRHLLSLVFELTDTAAEPDISRALIAMFSFMQGKEFAGQERAIAAAAFAAGQFSEETRQKLLDLIERQERCFATFADFADEPHRLRWQQMQTDSQFERLRRIACTGREGFAADSGLRWFALATQRIDAMKIEEDALAQTLMAHCRARIAAAEQASHQQQADIESLMPQPEEEESRYSVFIDNHGWLESGGVRPQLGRSLLTLVQQQSRRLQALDTELAALRETLNERKQIERAKSLLMQHRQLSEEEAYKTLRSMAMNQNKKLVEIAGAMLAVADVFPLPPKE; encoded by the coding sequence ATGATTGCCAACTCATCAACCACCATCCGTTTTTTACTGGCATCACGCCAGTGTGAGCTGAACAGCCTGCGTTATCTGCTGCAACGCGGTGAACTGGTAGGCAAAATCAGCCAACTGGTGCATATGCTGCAACGCGAGCGCGGCACCTCGAATATGTTTCTTTGCGCGGCTGAAGGGCAGTTTGCCGATGAGCTATCCCAACGCGCGCGCGACGTTGCCGGGGCGCAGGCACCGCTGCTGGCGCAACTCGACACGCTGGAGAGCCAGATTGCCGCCAGCCCGCAGGCCAGCCGCCTCTTCAGCCACGTTGCCAGCGTTATTTACGCGCTCAGCCTGCTGCCCGCGCTGCGCCAGCAAATCCGCCAGCGCAAACTGCCGCTGCCGCAGGCGATGAGCTTCTTTAACGACATCATTCGCCATTTGTTGTCGCTGGTGTTTGAACTCACCGATACCGCCGCCGAACCGGACATCTCCCGTGCGCTGATCGCCATGTTCAGCTTTATGCAGGGGAAAGAGTTTGCCGGGCAGGAGCGGGCCATTGCCGCTGCCGCCTTTGCCGCCGGGCAATTCAGCGAAGAAACCCGGCAAAAGCTGCTCGATCTGATTGAGCGACAGGAGCGCTGCTTCGCCACCTTTGCCGATTTTGCTGATGAGCCGCACCGGCTGCGCTGGCAGCAGATGCAGACCGACAGCCAGTTTGAGCGACTGCGGCGTATTGCCTGTACCGGGCGTGAAGGATTTGCGGCGGACAGCGGTTTGCGCTGGTTCGCGCTCGCCACGCAGCGCATTGATGCGATGAAAATCGAGGAAGATGCGCTGGCACAAACGCTGATGGCGCACTGCCGCGCGCGCATTGCCGCCGCTGAACAGGCCAGCCATCAGCAGCAGGCCGATATCGAAAGCCTGATGCCGCAGCCGGAAGAGGAGGAGAGCCGCTATTCGGTGTTTATCGACAATCACGGCTGGCTGGAGAGCGGCGGCGTGCGCCCACAGCTCGGGCGTTCACTGTTAACGCTGGTGCAGCAGCAGTCGCGCCGCTTACAGGCGCTGGATACCGAACTGGCGGCGCTGCGGGAAACGCTCAACGAGCGCAAACAGATTGAGCGCGCCAAAAGTCTGCTGATGCAGCATCGCCAGCTTAGCGAAGAAGAGGCCTATAAAACCCTGCGCAGCATGGCGATGAATCAGAACAAAAAGCTGGTGGAGATAGCCGGCGCGATGCTGGCGGTCGCGGATGTTTTTCCTCTACCCCCTAAGGAGTAG
- a CDS encoding NAD(P)H-dependent oxidoreductase has protein sequence MHALIVVSHPLESSLTHALVQAVAEGIRQQGRQHSAEIADLAREGFDPRFSAADVAAFNQTAPLPADVLAEQARIANADALVLVFPIYWWTMPGLLKGWIDRVFSNGWAYADSGEGKVIKKLGHLPVHLVALGGADRRTFEKHGYAQSWNTQIAHGIFDYCGAPVLTNATLMLPDLGSAEAALQQAVEIGRNVFNR, from the coding sequence ATGCACGCTTTGATCGTAGTATCGCACCCGTTGGAGAGTTCATTAACGCACGCTCTGGTGCAGGCAGTTGCGGAAGGTATTCGCCAGCAGGGGCGGCAACACAGCGCGGAAATCGCCGACCTGGCGCGAGAAGGGTTTGACCCGCGCTTTTCAGCAGCGGATGTCGCCGCCTTCAATCAAACCGCGCCGCTGCCCGCCGATGTGCTCGCCGAACAGGCGCGTATTGCTAACGCCGATGCGCTGGTGCTGGTATTTCCTATTTACTGGTGGACAATGCCGGGGCTGTTAAAGGGCTGGATCGATCGCGTCTTTAGTAACGGCTGGGCCTATGCCGATAGTGGCGAAGGTAAAGTGATTAAAAAGCTCGGCCATTTGCCGGTCCATCTTGTGGCGCTGGGCGGGGCCGATCGCCGCACCTTCGAAAAGCATGGTTATGCGCAATCGTGGAACACACAAATCGCGCACGGGATTTTTGATTACTGCGGCGCGCCGGTGCTGACCAATGCCACGCTGATGCTGCCGGATCTCGGCAGCGCGGAAGCGGCGTTACAACAGGCCGTTGAAATTGGCCGCAACGTCTTTAACCGCTGA
- a CDS encoding CmpA/NrtA family ABC transporter substrate-binding protein, which yields MSDGNKGMTVSRRQFLLGSAALGSSLLLPGVINRAWAAGSDAPELSEIRVGFIPLTDCASVVMAAVKGFDKKYGITIVPSKEASWAAVRDKLVSGELNASHILYGQLYGLQMGLSGPQTEMAALMTINQNGQGITLANQLHEAGVNDLASLQKHIAASPAGTYTFAQTFPTGTHAMWLNYWLASAGINPLTDIRSVVVPPPQMVMNMKIGNMVGYCVGEPWNQRAISDGIGFTATTTQDIWPDHPEKVLGTRADWVAKNPNSARALTAAILEASRWIDASDDNRRETARVIAGRAYLNTKEETILGRMLGQYENGLGKSWKDEHAMRFFHDGSVNYPWLSDGMWFLTQHKRWGLLTSDPDYLGVARKVNRIDIYKQAAAAVSNVPLPGSDMRSSVLIDGIRWDGSNPAAYASGFSVKK from the coding sequence ATGAGCGATGGCAACAAAGGTATGACGGTTTCCCGTCGGCAGTTTTTACTGGGCAGCGCGGCGCTGGGCAGCAGCCTGCTATTGCCTGGGGTGATCAATCGCGCATGGGCCGCAGGCTCGGATGCGCCGGAACTGAGCGAAATCCGCGTCGGTTTTATCCCGCTGACGGATTGTGCCTCGGTGGTGATGGCCGCTGTTAAAGGCTTCGACAAAAAATATGGCATCACCATTGTGCCGAGCAAAGAAGCCAGTTGGGCCGCGGTACGCGACAAGCTGGTTTCCGGCGAACTGAACGCGTCGCACATTCTCTACGGCCAGCTTTACGGCCTGCAAATGGGGCTTTCCGGGCCGCAAACCGAGATGGCGGCGCTGATGACCATCAACCAGAACGGGCAGGGGATCACGCTGGCGAACCAGTTGCACGAGGCGGGCGTTAATGACTTAGCCTCGCTGCAAAAACATATCGCCGCCAGCCCGGCAGGCACTTATACCTTTGCCCAGACCTTTCCCACCGGCACGCACGCCATGTGGCTCAACTACTGGCTGGCAAGCGCAGGCATCAACCCGCTCACTGACATTCGCAGCGTGGTGGTGCCGCCGCCGCAAATGGTGATGAACATGAAGATCGGCAACATGGTCGGCTACTGCGTGGGCGAACCGTGGAACCAACGCGCCATCAGCGATGGCATCGGCTTTACCGCCACCACCACGCAGGATATCTGGCCGGATCATCCGGAAAAAGTGCTCGGCACCCGCGCAGACTGGGTAGCCAAAAATCCCAACAGCGCCCGTGCGCTGACTGCCGCCATTCTTGAGGCTTCACGCTGGATTGACGCCTCCGACGATAACCGCCGCGAAACGGCGCGGGTCATCGCCGGGCGCGCTTACCTCAACACCAAAGAGGAAACCATTCTCGGGCGCATGCTCGGCCAGTACGAAAACGGCCTGGGCAAAAGCTGGAAAGATGAGCACGCGATGCGCTTCTTCCACGACGGCTCCGTCAACTATCCGTGGCTCTCCGACGGCATGTGGTTCCTCACCCAGCATAAACGCTGGGGGCTGCTTACCAGCGATCCGGATTACCTCGGCGTCGCCCGCAAGGTTAACCGCATCGACATCTACAAACAGGCTGCTGCGGCGGTCAGTAACGTCCCGCTGCCGGGCAGCGACATGCGCAGCAGTGTCCTGATCGATGGCATTCGCTGGGATGGCAGCAACCCTGCCGCCTATGCCAGCGGCTTTAGCGTAAAGAAATAG